The Oryzias melastigma strain HK-1 linkage group LG13, ASM292280v2, whole genome shotgun sequence genome window below encodes:
- the aamdc gene encoding mth938 domain-containing protein, giving the protein MSSPEIASLSWGHMKVKGCSSSYKDCKVWPGGSRAWDWRETGTNHHPGVQPADLEEVLKKGVELLIIGRGMSEALQVPSSTLDFVKQNGVDVRVFQTEKAVAEYNKMAVQGAKVGGVFHSTC; this is encoded by the exons ATGTCCTCCCCTGAGATCGCCTCCCTGTCATGGGGCCACATGAAGGTCAAAGGTTGCTCCTCCAGCTATAAGGACTGTAAGGTGTGGCCTGGAGGCAGCCGGGCTTGGGACTGGAGAGAGACCGGGACCAAT CATCACCCAGGGGTTCAGCCTGCTGACCTGGAGGAGGTGCTGAAGAAAGGGGTGGAGCTACTGATCATCGGCAGAGGCATGAGTGAAGCTCTGCAG GTTCCCTCCTCCACACTGGACTTCGTGAAGCAGAATGGCGTGGACGTCCGGGTCTTTCAGACCGAGAAGGCCGTGGCTGAATACAACAAGATGGCAGTGCAGGGCGCCAAAGTGGGCGGAGTCTTCCACTCCACCTGCTGA